The Nostoc sp. 'Lobaria pulmonaria (5183) cyanobiont' DNA window AGTCTTATAAAAAAGAGTGTTGTTCTGGTTAATAATAACTTTGCTTTAGCTGAAGATACACGATTTAAATATCAGACTGTTTTTAGAGAAAAATATCCATCTTTTCGTTCAGAGGCTGAATTTATCTCCCAACCAGGAAATCTTCCTGGTAAGATTTATGTAGCTGGCGATCCATCTATTTACTACTTCTCCAATCGGACTCAGGCAACATCAATACGTGGTTGGGCACTTGAATATTTTCTGCCTGAACAATGGACAAAACTTCTAGAAGAGTTAGATTCATCTAAGCCTCCTTATATCTTTATTGATTATATTCAGCAGCCTACTATCAACAAAAATTTCCCAAGAATGTTAGAATTTATTGAGGGAAGATACCGTATTTTACATCAAAATGATAACGGGATTTGGTATATTCTTTTGTAGACAAACCACTACAACAATCCTGAATCATTGATGAGAAACAAGATCCCCGACAACTTTTACGAAGTCGGGGATTTGCGGGTTTAGAGGCAGGAGGCAGTATAGCGCAGCGGTAGCGAGTCCGCGTACTCTTACAGAGAAGCAAGCTACGCGCAGCGTGTCGTAGAGAGCGTCAGCAGGAGGCAGAGGTAGAAACTGTTTATATCTGATTTGGAGTTCTGCATTTTGTACTTCATTTGCTTGCAAACTGCTGTAAGTAAACGGTTTGTGTTGCTAGAACCCTTACCAATCATTTGTTTTAGTATCATCCCAGACTTCCAATTCCAAATCGCGGAGATAAGTTAATCCGCTTTGAATTTGTGCATCTGTTCCTTGTAGTTCAAGGTCAAACCAACCATCTCCAACAGCATTGGCTCCCAAAATCGCTGCCGTGATATTCACAATCAGTCCATAGTCAGACACCAGGCGAGAAATAACAGGTTCCTGGTGATAATCTTTAGGAATTCTGAGTCGAATCCGTTTTTTGGTAAGTGTATTGTCAGTAGCCATATCTGAATTATTTCAATTCCTAATCGGGATTGGTACAGAACTACTTTTAACCCTAACGGTAATTTCCTGATAGGTACTAGGTAGATCGTACCATGTCCCATGATTTGCTTGTATCCTATTCAAAAGATAACTATAATCGCTTGATTTTTCACTCTCACTTACTGGGGAATGGAGAGTTCCCAAAAGTTGGGGGGATGAGTATCCCTACTCATCCCCCTCGGTTTTAAATGCTTCTGTGGCAACGATGATGCTACCGTTTCGGCTACTGTGTCAGGTAGCCCGCGCACGTAATCTGGGGTCAACATCCTCAATGGAGTTGACGGGTGGCGGTACTTCATCCTTTTTAATCCAGCGATCGTGTTGACCAAAAGGAGTGACGAATGGAAATTGACAACTTAGAACAGCTTAAAGAACTTGAAGGTTATCCAGAGGGAGAAGCCGCACTCAAGAAATACTACAGCAACATGCTAGATCGTGATGATGACTATTACGAAATTTACCGTGACGTTTGTGCTGAGTGCTGGGAAGACGAGCTAGGGAGTATTTTAGACCCCAGGGACGGATCGTGTCCTCGATGTGATTGCGATCTTTAGCGATCGCCGTAATTAATGACTAGTGACCAATGACCAATGACTAAACTAAAAACCTCAG harbors:
- a CDS encoding NIL domain-containing protein, producing MATDNTLTKKRIRLRIPKDYHQEPVISRLVSDYGLIVNITAAILGANAVGDGWFDLELQGTDAQIQSGLTYLRDLELEVWDDTKTNDW